AGAAACGTCAGCAATATTTGCATTATTAATAGCACTTTTACTATTATTACTAAAAGGATAATTAAGAATAATTGAGGTGTAAAAATGGAACAAAATAACTTAATTTCTGTTGATCTTTCAATGCTTATTCAAATGATTAATTTTTTAGTTATGGTTTTTGTTTTTTGGAGATTATTTAGTAAAAAAATAGGAAAAGTAATAGAAGAAAGAAAAAAAATAGCTTTAAAAGAACTTGAAAAAATTGAAGAAGAAAGAGAAAAATTAGAAGAGCAAAGAATAGCTTCTGAAAAATTAAGAAAAGAATCAAAAAGAAGAGCAAATGATATAATAATAAAGGCTGAAAGACAAGCTGATGAAAGAAAAGAACAAATTATAGCAAATGCAAATCTTGCACGTGAAAAATCTTTAATAAAAGCTGAAGCAGATATTGCTAAAATGAAAGAAAAAGCATCTGCACAACTTCAAAAAGAAATAGGAGTTATGGCAGTGGAACTTGCCGAAAAAATATTAAAAGAAAATGTTGATAAAGATATCCAAATTCAAAAAAAGAGTGTTGATACATTCATAAATGAAATAGGAGAATAGTATGGAAGATAAAAAAGTCTCAAGAGTCTATGCACAAGCAATTTATAACATGGCTAAAGATAACGATAGTATTTTTTCTGTACTTGAAATGCTTGATGTTCTTTTGAAACATATCAATGAAGATAGTGATTTTAAGGATTTTTTATCTTATCCTATTATAGATTGTGAAGATAAGAAAAAGCTAATAAATGCTATTTATGAAGATATAAAAGATATTTCAATTGATATTTTAGATTATTTAATTGATAAAAACAGACTTATTGATATTAAAGGTATAAAAGAGCAATATCTTGATATATATTATGAAAATCATAATAAATTAATTGTTACAGCTATTTTTGCAAAACCTATATCAACAGAACAAGAGCAAAGATTAATAGAAAAATTAGAAAAATTGAAAAAGAAAAAGATTTTACTTCATATTAAAATTGATGAAAGCATAATTGCTGGAGGAATAATAAAAATAGGTGATGAAGTAATAGATGGATCATTTAAATCACAAATAAAAATATTTAAAAATATGTTTTAATGGAGGTGGAAACCTTGAGTATTAGACCGGAAGAAGTAAGTAATATAATACGTAGTGAAATAGAAAATTACAAGAAAAATTTAAATGTTATTAATGTAGGAACTATTATAGAAATCGCTGATGGAATAGCGAGAATATATGGATTAAAAGATGCAATGACAGGAGAACTTCTTGAATTTTCTAATGGAGCAACTGGGATGGTATTAAATTTAGAAGAAGACAACGTAGGTGCTGTTATTTTAGGTAGTGCTATAGGTATAAAAGAGGGAGATATTGTTAAAGGCACAGGTAAAATAACAAGTGTTCCGGTTGGAGAAGAGCTTCTTGGACGTGTTGTTGATGCATTAGGAAATCCTATAGACGGTAAAGGTTCAATTAATGCAGTAAAATACATGGATGTTGAAAGAACTGCATCAGGAATTATAGATAGAGCACCAGTTAAAGACCCCTTACAAACAGGGATTAAATCAATAGATGGAATGATACCTGTAGGTAGAGGACAAAGAGAATTGATAATAGGAGATAGACAAACAGGAAAAACGGCGATAGCGATAGATGCAATAATAAATCAAAAAGATACAGATGTATATTGTATTTATGTTGCAATAGGACAAAAAAGATCTACAGTTGCAAATATAGCTAAAAAACTTGCAGATGCAGGAGTTTTGGAAAAAACAATAATTGTTGCTGCCACAGCTTCAGAATCAGCACCTATACAATATTTAGCTCCATATTCAGGTGTAACTATGGGTGAATATTTTATGGATAATGGGAAACACGTTTTAATTGTATATGATGATTTATCAAAACATGCGGTAGCTTATAGAGAAATGTCGTTATTATTAAAAAGACCGCCTGGAAGAGAAGCATATCCTGGAGATGTTTTCTATTTACATTCAAGATTGCTTGAAAGAGCTGCAAAATTAAGCGATGAATTAGGTGGAGGAAGTATAACTGCTTTACCTATAATAGAAACTCAGGCAGGAGATATATCAGCATATATACCTACAAACGTTATATCTATAACAGATGGGCAAATTTTCCTTGAAACTGATTTATTTAATTCAGGATTTAGACCGGCTATAAATCCGGGACTTTCTGTATCAAGAGTTGGGGGATCTGCTCAAATTAAAGCTATGAAACAAGTTGCTGCAAGTATTAAGCTTGAATTAGCTCAATATAATGAGCTTTTAGCATTTGCTCAATTTGGTTCAGATCTTGATAAGGAAACTAGAAATCAAATAAATAAAGGTGAACGTATAATGGAAATATTAAAACAAGCTCAGTATAGTCCTTATAAAGTGGAAGAACAAGTTTTAATATTTTTCACAGCAACTCACGGTTATTTAAATGATATAGACTTAGATGACATTAAATCATTTGAAAAAGAAATATTGGAGTTTGCAAGAAATACATCAGACATTTTACAACAAATAGCACAGAAAAAAGAAATAGATAGTGAACTTGAAGAAGAAATAGAAGAATTTATTAAACAATTTAAAAAAGACTTTGTTCATTAAAGAGGTAAATTATGTCAGCAAGTACAAAAGAAATAAAAGAAAGAATAAATAGCGTAAAAAATTCAAGACAAATTACTAATGCAATGAATATAGTTTCATCAACAAAATTTAAAAAATATCAAGTTTTAACATTAAAATCAAGAGATTATGCAAAAACTTTAGATGAAGCATTTGAAAATATAGTAGGAAGTGTTTCAGGTCAAAGACACGTTTTATTTGATGGAAAAAAAGTTTGTAAAAGAATTGGTTTAGTTGTTATGACTTCTGATAGGGGTCTTTGTGGCGGTTTCAATTCAAACACACTAAAAAAAATGGAAGAATATATTAAAAAATTTAAAAAAGACGGTAAAAAAGTATCTGTTATTACAATTGGAAAAAAAGCAAGAGACTATTGTAATGATAATAATGTAGATGTAGATAGTGAATATGTTCAATTAATACCTCAAACAATGTTTGAAAAAGCTAAAACTATAAGTGAAGATATTGTTGACAGTTATCTTGCAGATAGATATGATGAAGTTTATTTAATATATTCAAAGTTTGTTTCTGTCATTTCGTATAATTTACTAGATGAAAAAATATTACCCTTTGAAAAAAAGGTAGAAC
Above is a window of Caviibacter abscessus DNA encoding:
- the atpF gene encoding F0F1 ATP synthase subunit B, whose translation is MEQNNLISVDLSMLIQMINFLVMVFVFWRLFSKKIGKVIEERKKIALKELEKIEEEREKLEEQRIASEKLRKESKRRANDIIIKAERQADERKEQIIANANLAREKSLIKAEADIAKMKEKASAQLQKEIGVMAVELAEKILKENVDKDIQIQKKSVDTFINEIGE
- the atpH gene encoding ATP synthase F1 subunit delta, which translates into the protein MEDKKVSRVYAQAIYNMAKDNDSIFSVLEMLDVLLKHINEDSDFKDFLSYPIIDCEDKKKLINAIYEDIKDISIDILDYLIDKNRLIDIKGIKEQYLDIYYENHNKLIVTAIFAKPISTEQEQRLIEKLEKLKKKKILLHIKIDESIIAGGIIKIGDEVIDGSFKSQIKIFKNMF
- the atpA gene encoding F0F1 ATP synthase subunit alpha; protein product: MSIRPEEVSNIIRSEIENYKKNLNVINVGTIIEIADGIARIYGLKDAMTGELLEFSNGATGMVLNLEEDNVGAVILGSAIGIKEGDIVKGTGKITSVPVGEELLGRVVDALGNPIDGKGSINAVKYMDVERTASGIIDRAPVKDPLQTGIKSIDGMIPVGRGQRELIIGDRQTGKTAIAIDAIINQKDTDVYCIYVAIGQKRSTVANIAKKLADAGVLEKTIIVAATASESAPIQYLAPYSGVTMGEYFMDNGKHVLIVYDDLSKHAVAYREMSLLLKRPPGREAYPGDVFYLHSRLLERAAKLSDELGGGSITALPIIETQAGDISAYIPTNVISITDGQIFLETDLFNSGFRPAINPGLSVSRVGGSAQIKAMKQVAASIKLELAQYNELLAFAQFGSDLDKETRNQINKGERIMEILKQAQYSPYKVEEQVLIFFTATHGYLNDIDLDDIKSFEKEILEFARNTSDILQQIAQKKEIDSELEEEIEEFIKQFKKDFVH
- the atpG gene encoding ATP synthase F1 subunit gamma, with the protein product MSASTKEIKERINSVKNSRQITNAMNIVSSTKFKKYQVLTLKSRDYAKTLDEAFENIVGSVSGQRHVLFDGKKVCKRIGLVVMTSDRGLCGGFNSNTLKKMEEYIKKFKKDGKKVSVITIGKKARDYCNDNNVDVDSEYVQLIPQTMFEKAKTISEDIVDSYLADRYDEVYLIYSKFVSVISYNLLDEKILPFEKKVEQKSNIYEFEPTQEEVLVNFIPKMLNIKLYQALLENTASEHSARMTAMKNASDNADELIKKLTLEYNRIRQAKITQEINEIVGGAKAL